One genomic window of Fusarium fujikuroi IMI 58289 draft genome, chromosome FFUJ_chr01 includes the following:
- a CDS encoding probable phosphoacetylglucosamine mutase translates to MSDEKFLAASAKHPIVPNHVYKYGTAGFRMKADLLDGVSFRVGLLSGLRSRKLNGQAIGVMITASHNPAVDNGVKIVDPMGEMLEQEWETYATKLVNSPSDQELLDNYKALASQLKIDLSSPGRVVYGRDTRPSGHSLVAALADALEATNTEYTDYKILTTPQLHYLTRCVNTEGTPKAYGKVSEQGYYEKMSEAFTRALRGRKPQGQLIVDCANGVGGPKLSEFLKVLPEGTIDIKVVNDDVLRPEVLNLDSGADFVKTKQRAPPSPKPVPGARCCSLDGDADRLIYYWVDPETGFFMLDGDRISSLNASFIGDLVRSAGLADDLRIGVVQTAYANGASTNYIEKHLQLPVVFTPTGVKHLHHAACQFDVGVYFEANGHGTVVFSQEAIRAFRETEPQSPAQKDALDTLAAVSDLINQTVGDAISDMLMVEVILAHKGWTLKDWAMTYNDLPNRLVRVEVGNKDLFQTTDAERRLSHPVGAQDEIDQCVKKYTSARSFARASGTENACRVYAEAATRSEADELANKVAQIVKQFGS, encoded by the exons ATGTCTGACGAAAAGTTCCTCGCCGCTTCGGCAAAGCACCCTATTGTGCCTAACCATGTCTACAAATATGGCACTGCGGGGTTCCGTATGAAGGccgatcttcttgatggtgTTTCGTTCCGTGTCGGTCTGCTGTCTGGTCTTCGAAGCCGTAAGCTCAATGGCCAGGCCATTGGTGTCATGATCACTGCTAGCCACAATCCAGCTGTCGACAATGGTGTCAAGATCGTTGACCCCATGGGCGAGATGCTTGAACAGGAGTGGGAGACTTATGCTACCAAGCTCGTTAATTCTCCTTCTGAtcaggagcttcttgacaattACAAGGCTCTGGCTTCTCAGCTCAAGATCGATCTTTCCTCTCCTGGCCGCGTCGTCTATGGCCGTGACACTCGTCCTTCAGGCCACTCTCTCGTTGCTGCCCTCGCTGATGCTCTCGAGGCTACCAACACAGAGTACACAGACTACAAGATCCTCACCACCCCTCAGCTTCACTACCTGACCCGATGCGTGAACACCGAGGGCACCCCTAAGGCCTATGGCAAGGTTAGCGAGCAGGGTTACTACGAGAAAATGTCCGAGGCTTTTACTCGCGCTCTTCGAGGTCGCAAGCCCCAGGGACAGCTTATCGTGGATTGCGCCAACGGTGTTGGAGGTCCCAAGCTCTCTGAGTTCCTCAAGGTCTTGCCTGAAGGTACCATCGACATCAAGGTTGTCAACGATGATGTCCTCCGGCCTGAGGTTCTGAACCTTGAT TCTGGAGCGGACTTCGTCAAGACGAAGCAGCGAGCCCCTCCCAGCCCGAAGCCCGTCCCCGGCGCCCGATGCTGCTCTCTCGATGGTGACGCCGATCGTCTGATTTACTACTGGGTCGATCCCGAGACAGGCTTCTTCATGCTTGATGGCGATCGTATTTCTTCTCTCAATGCCTCTTTTATTGGTGACCTCGTTCGATCTGCCGGTCTTGCTGATGACCTACGCATTGGCGTTGTTCAGACCGCATATGCCAACGGTGCCAGCACGAATTATATTGAGAAGCACCTTCAGCTTCCCGTCGTCTTCACTCCTACTGGTGTGAAGCATTTGCACCACGCTGCCTGCCAGTTCGACGTTGGTGTTTACTTCGAGGCTAATGGTCACGGCACTGTCGTCTTCTCTCAGGAGGCCATCCGTGCTTTCCGTGAGACCGAGCCTCAATCTCCTGCCCAGAAGGATGCTCTCGACACCCTCGCTGCCGTCAGCGACCTCATCAACCAGACCGTCGGCGACGCTATTTCCGATATGCTCATGGTTGAAGTCATTCTCGCCCACAAGGGCTGGACTCTCAAAGATTGGGCCATGACCTACAATGACCTCCCTAACCGTCTTGTTCGCGTTGAAGTTGGCAACAAGGACCTGTTCCAGACCACAGATGCTGAGCGCCGTCTCAGCCACCCTGTGGGTGCCCAGGATGAGATCGACCAATGTGTTAAGAAGTACACTAGTGCCCGATCCTTTGCTAGAGCCAGTGGTACTGAGAACGCGTGCCGTGTCTATGCTGAGGCTGCTACTCGCTCCGAGGCTGATGAACTCGCTAACAAGGTCGCTCAAATCGTCAAGCAATTTGGTTCTTAA
- a CDS encoding related to MUS81 protein, repair of UV-and methylation-induced DNA damage, producing MDDADSANPQLLAWVKEWLDLARERNSKGVTTYRTAYNSLKACPITFEHPAQLQQLKGFGPKLCERLEQQLKKHCEQNGLPMPPHPRSRKAIPVAGVDNGEGSPKPAKKARKPKAYVPALRSGAFALVVGLSMLDEDSSVGMTKAELIEVAQPHCDSSFSAPSDPTKFYTAWNSMKTLLQKELVYERGRPLRRYALTDEGWEVAKRIKDTEHWQAENGRAKDPTSAQPVNPDCQPISNRRPRSPSIEISEPAKAPSEYQNIVSDGPTVSDDNSLPNFTPIRLPPGSFTVHLVLDVREVRAKTDRDYMQEELAKLGAKPIMRSMELGDAQWIAKCHDPNLLISQGAEGAEVVLDWIVERKRLDDLIGSIKDGRFHEQKFRLQRSGVRKVIYIIEEISMDPEVASRYAEAVRSAIASTQVVNGYFVKRTAKMDDTVRYLARMTAMLKRTYESKPLNVIPTKILTSQNYLPLLKHLRESISPDWYITYPAFSSLASKSESITLRDVFLKMLMTTKGITGERALEIQKRWKTPYDFVKAFEACGSGEQGLKRKRELVFSQTSHLVGRKKFTKPLSTKIAEVWGDTL from the coding sequence ATGGATGATGCCGATTCGGCCAACCCGCAGCTGTTGGCTTGGGTCAAAGAATGGCTCGATCTTGCGCGCGAACGCAATTCGAAAGGCGTTACAACTTACAGAACTGCTTATAATTCGTTAAAAGCATGTCCAATTACCTTTGAACACCCTGCACAGTTGCAGCAACTCAAAGGTTTCGGCCCCAAACTCTGTGAACGCCTTGAGCAGCAATTAAAGAAGCACTGCGAACAAAATGGTCTGCCTATGCCCCCGCACCCAAGGTCTCGCAAGGCGATACCAGTTGCTGGAGTCGACAATGGCGAGGGCTCTCCAAAGCCTGCCAAAAAGGCACGGAAGCCTAAAGCATATGTTCCTGCTTTACGCTCTGGAGCCTTTGCCTTAGTGGTTGGCCTTTCTATGTTGGATGAAGACTCTTCTGTTGGGATGACAAAGGCGGAACTCATCGAAGTTGCACAACCGCATTGCGACTCATCTTTCTCGGCTCCTAGCGACCCTACCAAATTTTACACTGCCTGGAACTCGATGAAAACTTTGCTGCAAAAAGAATTGGTGTACGAAAGAGGACGACCTCTACGGAGATACGCCTTGACTGACGAAGGATGGGAAGTTGCAAAACGTATAAAAGACACGGAGCACTGGCAGGCCGAGAATGGAAGAGCTAAAGACCCGACTTCAGCACAGCCTGTCAATCCAGATTGCCAACCAATATCCAATCGTAGGCCTAGGTCGCCTTCGATTGAAATTTCCGAACCTGCCAAAGCCCCTTCTGAATACCAAAACATTGTGTCTGATGGCCCAACAGTATCAGACGACAATTCGTTGCCAAATTTTACACCAATCCGACTACCCCCGGGGTCCTTCACAGTACACTTAGTACTAGATGTTCGCGAGGTCAGAGCGAAGACTGATCGCGATTATATGCAAGAGGAGCTAGCAAAACTGGGCGCAAAACCCATCATGCGAAGTATGGAACTTGGAGATGCCCAGTGGATCGCGAAATGCCATGACCCAAATCTGCTCATATCCCAAGGCGCCGAGGGCGCCGAGGTCGTTTTGGACTGGATTGTTGAAAGAAAACGCCTTGATGACCTGATTGGGAGTATCAAGGATGGTAGGTTCCACGAGCAAAAGTTTCGCTTGCAGCGTTCAGGTGTGAGGAAAGTTATTTACATCATCGAAGAGATTTCCATGGACCCGGAAGTAGCATCTAGATATGCCGAAGCCGTCCGGTCAGCCATTGCCTCCACACAGGTCGTCAACGGCTACTTTGTGAAGAGGACGGCAAAAATGGACGACACAGTCAGGTATCTTGCTCGCATGACAGCGATGCTGAAGCGGACATACGAGAGCAAACCACTCAACGTCATTCCTACCAAAATTCTTACATCTCAGAATTATCTTCCTCTGTTGAAGCACCTGAGAGAATCTATATCTCCAGACTGGTATATCACTTATCCCGCCTTTTCGTCCCTTGCATCCAAGTCAGAGTCTATAACCCTGCGAGACGTATTTTTGAAAATGCTTATGACCACAAAGGGCATCACGGGAGAAAGAGCGCTCGAAATTCAGAAGCGTTGGAAAACTCCGTATGATTTTGTCAAGGCTTTTGAGGCTTGCGGAAGTGGCGAACAGGGGCTGAAACGCAAACGCGAGCTGGTCTTTAGTCAGACAAGTCATCTTGTTGGACGAAAGAAGTTTACCAAGCCTTTGAGCACCAAAATTGCAGAAGTCTGGGGTGATACATTATAG